The following proteins come from a genomic window of Citrobacter europaeus:
- the hdeB gene encoding acid-activated periplasmic chaperone HdeB encodes MNKFSLSTAGILVAALLTSVSVNAATDNAKTEVTPKGMSCQEFIDLNPQTMAPVAFWVLNEDEDFKGGDYVDYNETVTTAVPLTVELCKKHPQSELSKIKDEIKKELSK; translated from the coding sequence ATGAATAAATTTTCTCTTTCTACAGCTGGTATTCTGGTCGCAGCGCTGTTAACCAGTGTCAGCGTCAATGCAGCAACTGATAACGCTAAAACTGAAGTGACTCCGAAAGGCATGAGCTGCCAGGAGTTTATTGATTTGAACCCGCAAACTATGGCTCCGGTGGCTTTCTGGGTGCTCAATGAAGACGAAGACTTCAAAGGTGGCGATTACGTAGACTATAACGAAACCGTGACGACTGCTGTTCCCCTGACCGTTGAACTTTGTAAAAAACATCCTCAGAGTGAATTAAGCAAAATAAAAGACGAAATCAAAAAAGAATTATCCAAATAA
- a CDS encoding methyl-accepting chemotaxis protein, with amino-acid sequence MAWYPTRISTRLTIGGILLLAVTSLVIVVIMLWRGQPRVVEINTALIEETGQGLTRQLSTVLSRIEGETVSLSRLAEVLPNDESLYQNVVPHLIGEGKDSIITGGGIWPEPDAFTAGVEKRSFFWARNAEGKLAYSNDYNVEGSSGYHNESWYQHAKGQSQNNCLWSDVYQDASSGVNMVTCSVPYQLAGKFAGVATTDIRLDNVATFMQQQGNSTGGYAFVVDKQGQILYFPQADLAKYKTINDLAQSAQWLIPVEKGLKSLRPADGVKTITLANDNVLNTASRVMLFPMADTGWVVGLVTPESRIVGLAKVMMQDVLEVLIPIMTLLLVGSWLVVRRLISRLDDTRQALDDIAQGEGDLTRRLDVRGKDEISAIAEAFNLFVDKISAILITVRSSSTVVANNAVSLADSNMELSSRVTQQAAALEESSAAMEQLNATVHQNASNTQLADELSDSTAQTANRCGDVMQGVISTMDNVSASSGRMVEIVAVIDSIAFQTNILALNAAVEAARAGDAGRGFAVVASEVRTLAQRSATAAQEIKALIDESVSHVGSGSQQIHTAGERLGELVSNVRQVRQLMGEIRVAGEEQRKGVSEVTLAVTEMDSTVQQNASLIDDAAARTQALKEEAEQLALLVSSFRLPEPGVAG; translated from the coding sequence ATGGCCTGGTATCCTACTCGTATTTCAACGCGTTTAACCATCGGCGGCATTCTGCTGCTTGCAGTCACGAGCCTTGTGATAGTGGTGATTATGCTCTGGCGTGGTCAGCCGCGCGTCGTTGAAATCAACACCGCCCTGATCGAAGAAACAGGGCAAGGTTTAACCCGTCAATTGAGTACCGTATTGTCCAGAATTGAAGGCGAGACCGTCAGCCTGTCACGGCTGGCTGAGGTGCTGCCAAATGATGAATCTCTGTACCAAAACGTCGTTCCACATCTGATTGGTGAAGGTAAAGACTCGATTATTACCGGCGGCGGCATCTGGCCAGAACCTGATGCCTTCACCGCTGGTGTAGAGAAAAGAAGCTTTTTCTGGGCGCGTAATGCTGAAGGAAAACTGGCGTATTCCAACGACTACAATGTCGAAGGATCAAGCGGATACCACAATGAAAGCTGGTATCAGCACGCCAAAGGGCAATCACAAAACAACTGCCTATGGTCTGATGTTTACCAGGATGCCAGTTCTGGCGTCAACATGGTGACATGCAGCGTGCCTTATCAACTGGCGGGCAAGTTTGCCGGGGTCGCCACCACCGACATTCGCCTGGATAATGTCGCTACTTTCATGCAGCAGCAGGGCAACAGCACCGGCGGCTACGCGTTTGTGGTAGACAAGCAGGGACAAATTCTCTATTTCCCGCAGGCCGACCTGGCAAAATATAAAACCATTAACGATCTGGCGCAAAGCGCGCAATGGCTTATCCCGGTGGAAAAGGGGCTGAAATCTCTGCGCCCGGCCGATGGGGTGAAGACGATTACGCTTGCAAACGACAACGTTCTGAATACGGCGTCACGGGTAATGCTGTTCCCGATGGCGGATACCGGTTGGGTTGTCGGTCTGGTGACACCTGAGTCGCGTATCGTCGGCCTTGCCAAAGTAATGATGCAGGACGTCCTGGAAGTATTAATCCCGATAATGACGTTGTTGCTGGTGGGATCCTGGCTGGTGGTTCGCCGACTGATTTCACGTCTCGATGATACCCGTCAGGCTCTTGATGACATCGCGCAGGGCGAAGGCGATCTTACCCGTCGTCTGGATGTTCGCGGCAAAGATGAGATCTCTGCTATTGCCGAGGCGTTTAACCTGTTCGTCGATAAAATCTCAGCCATTCTGATCACCGTCAGAAGCAGTAGCACAGTGGTGGCGAATAACGCCGTTAGCCTGGCTGACAGTAATATGGAGCTTTCATCTCGCGTAACGCAGCAGGCTGCTGCTCTGGAAGAGAGTTCGGCGGCTATGGAGCAGTTAAATGCGACCGTTCATCAAAATGCCAGTAACACACAACTGGCGGATGAGCTATCCGACAGTACCGCGCAAACGGCAAACCGTTGCGGCGATGTGATGCAGGGCGTGATCTCTACGATGGATAACGTCAGCGCCTCATCCGGCAGAATGGTGGAAATTGTCGCGGTCATCGACAGCATTGCGTTCCAGACCAATATTCTCGCCCTGAATGCCGCGGTTGAAGCCGCCAGAGCGGGTGATGCTGGCAGAGGGTTTGCCGTCGTGGCCTCAGAAGTGCGCACGCTGGCTCAGCGCAGTGCCACTGCTGCCCAGGAAATTAAAGCGTTGATTGATGAATCCGTTTCTCATGTAGGTAGCGGAAGTCAGCAAATCCACACTGCCGGCGAACGTCTGGGAGAACTGGTGAGCAATGTGCGTCAGGTGCGCCAGTTGATGGGGGAAATACGCGTTGCGGGTGAAGAACAACGTAAGGGCGTTTCCGAAGTTACGCTGGCCGTTACCGAAATGGACAGCACCGTTCAGCAAAACGCCTCATTAATTGATGATGCCGCAGCACGGACGCAGGCGCTGAAAGAGGAGGCGGAACAGTTGGCACTGCTGGTCTCATCCTTCAGATTACCTGAGCCTGGCGTTGCCGGATAA
- a CDS encoding helix-turn-helix transcriptional regulator: MDLTLNTAADIVKLLCDRLRKERLARQMTQADVAARSGVGVNTVSNLEAGKNVGFENLVKVAMVLGYGDALEGLFKPRIDSLDDILRYEKSAARQRIKRKNSDA; the protein is encoded by the coding sequence ATGGATTTAACGCTAAATACTGCAGCCGATATCGTCAAACTACTTTGCGACAGATTGCGTAAAGAACGACTCGCCCGGCAAATGACGCAGGCTGATGTTGCCGCGCGTTCAGGGGTCGGTGTGAATACCGTTTCGAATCTGGAAGCGGGGAAAAATGTAGGATTTGAGAATCTGGTCAAAGTCGCGATGGTGTTAGGCTATGGCGATGCGCTGGAGGGGTTATTCAAACCCAGGATTGATAGTCTCGATGATATTTTGCGTTACGAAAAGAGCGCAGCACGTCAGCGGATCAAAAGGAAAAATTCTGATGCCTGA
- a CDS encoding type II toxin-antitoxin system HipA family toxin, translated as MPEQVDVFYEGWGEKWLWGKLVSSTALTGRPLIAFEYSEEALRKGLELSRLMLPLNGPRLRRDFPAHQLGLPGPVYDSLPDGWGMLLMDRLFKRRGLNAARIGPLERLTWVGNNAMGAMTFQPVQSDVETLSKEDVPLAQLAAEVQEVLSGEGGEFLQKLLQMGGSPQGARPKALLYRDTVTSKFTTAPLPGSESWLIKFPARHEHAEVCAIEAVYAECLRQCGITTPDTAYFNLPGGQAAFATRRFDRDQSIRIPMQSLAALTGANYQIPGALDYRDFLRATQICTNDVREKAKAFERVVFNVAFNNRDDHPKNFAYLMSADGNWTLAPAYDVTWCEGPGGYHQMDVLGEALDIERKHLLSLGVQEAELSADHVNGIIEKVCHSATGLSAVARDKYPDQITQSTLNTIQKQINDNVRRLMSR; from the coding sequence ATGCCTGAGCAAGTTGATGTCTTCTATGAAGGCTGGGGTGAGAAATGGCTGTGGGGCAAACTGGTGTCTTCCACAGCCCTGACCGGACGTCCGTTGATCGCCTTTGAATACAGTGAAGAGGCCTTACGTAAGGGGCTGGAACTGTCCCGACTGATGTTACCGCTAAACGGTCCCCGTTTACGCAGGGATTTCCCGGCTCATCAGTTGGGATTACCAGGGCCGGTCTATGATTCGCTACCTGATGGCTGGGGTATGCTGTTGATGGACCGACTATTTAAACGCCGCGGGCTCAACGCAGCACGCATTGGTCCATTGGAGCGCTTAACCTGGGTCGGCAACAACGCGATGGGCGCCATGACATTCCAGCCCGTTCAGTCAGATGTCGAGACGCTGTCAAAAGAGGATGTTCCTCTCGCACAACTGGCCGCGGAGGTTCAGGAAGTCCTGAGCGGGGAAGGCGGGGAATTCTTGCAAAAACTACTCCAGATGGGCGGTTCGCCACAGGGAGCAAGGCCTAAGGCGCTACTTTATCGTGACACTGTCACGTCTAAATTCACCACGGCGCCGCTACCCGGGAGCGAAAGCTGGCTGATTAAATTTCCCGCCAGGCATGAGCATGCTGAGGTATGTGCCATCGAAGCGGTTTATGCTGAATGCTTGCGCCAATGTGGGATCACCACGCCAGACACGGCGTATTTTAATCTGCCCGGCGGACAGGCTGCATTTGCCACTCGCCGTTTCGACCGTGACCAGTCGATACGTATTCCTATGCAGAGCCTGGCGGCACTTACCGGGGCAAATTACCAGATACCCGGCGCTTTAGACTACCGGGATTTTCTGCGCGCTACGCAGATTTGTACCAATGATGTCAGAGAAAAGGCAAAAGCGTTCGAACGCGTGGTTTTCAACGTAGCATTTAACAACCGCGACGATCATCCGAAGAATTTTGCCTATTTAATGTCAGCTGATGGAAACTGGACTCTGGCTCCGGCCTACGACGTCACCTGGTGTGAAGGGCCTGGTGGATATCACCAAATGGACGTACTGGGAGAGGCGCTGGATATCGAAAGAAAGCACCTTCTGTCGCTAGGCGTTCAGGAAGCTGAGTTATCTGCTGATCATGTGAACGGCATAATCGAAAAGGTCTGTCACTCTGCCACAGGATTGAGCGCTGTCGCCAGGGATAAATATCCCGATCAGATAACGCAATCCACGCTGAATACGATACAGAAACAAATTAATGATAATGTCCGCCGGTTAATGTCCCGGTGA
- a CDS encoding glycoside hydrolase family 10 protein yields MSASGFISGNYQKKLANVLARSRARLPLTNMKWFALLVGSMLLLGSCSSQPPGSRITPQPPVSKPQQSKEPVRGIWLATVSRLDWPPISSVNISSPAARISQQQKALTDKLDNLKRLGINTVFFQVKPDATALWQSKILPWSDTLTGRIGQDPGYDPLQFMLDEAHKRGMKVHAWFNPYRVSVNTRPSTVTELNNTLTQTPSSVYVLHRDWIRTSGERFVLDPGIPEVRDWITSIVAEVVENYPVDGVQFDDYFYTESPGSALNDTQTFRRYGQGFASKADWRRDNTQRLIAQVSRTIKKLKPEVEFGVSPAGVWRNRSHDPAGSDTRGAAAYDESYADTRRWVQLGLLDYIAPQLYWPFARDAARYDVLAKWWADVVKSTNTRLYIGVALYKVGEPSRKEPDWTVKGGVPELKKQLDLNESEPHINGTILFREDYLNQPQTQEAVTYIRNRWGR; encoded by the coding sequence ATGTCAGCATCCGGTTTTATTTCAGGAAATTATCAGAAAAAACTGGCGAATGTTCTCGCCCGTTCCCGCGCCAGGCTGCCGCTAACCAACATGAAGTGGTTCGCGCTGCTGGTAGGCAGTATGTTGCTACTGGGCAGTTGTTCATCGCAACCGCCCGGCTCCAGAATTACGCCACAGCCTCCGGTGAGTAAACCACAGCAAAGCAAGGAGCCGGTGCGTGGTATCTGGCTGGCAACGGTTTCGCGTCTGGACTGGCCGCCGATTTCATCTGTCAACATCAGTTCGCCTGCCGCTCGCATCAGCCAGCAGCAAAAAGCGCTGACGGACAAGCTGGACAACCTGAAGCGGCTTGGTATTAACACCGTTTTTTTCCAGGTGAAACCTGATGCCACCGCGTTGTGGCAGTCTAAAATCTTGCCATGGTCAGATACCCTGACCGGTAGGATTGGTCAGGATCCGGGTTACGATCCACTCCAGTTTATGCTCGATGAAGCGCATAAACGCGGCATGAAAGTCCATGCCTGGTTTAACCCCTACCGCGTGTCCGTGAACACCAGGCCTTCGACGGTCACCGAACTAAACAATACCCTGACGCAGACGCCCTCCAGCGTTTATGTCCTGCACCGGGACTGGATCCGCACCTCGGGTGAGCGTTTTGTGTTAGATCCCGGTATTCCCGAAGTGCGTGACTGGATAACCAGCATCGTGGCTGAAGTCGTTGAGAATTACCCGGTTGACGGCGTGCAGTTTGATGATTACTTCTATACCGAATCTCCCGGATCTGCGCTCAACGACACTCAGACCTTCAGAAGATACGGCCAGGGATTCGCTTCCAAAGCGGACTGGCGGCGCGATAACACGCAACGACTGATCGCCCAGGTTTCGCGGACCATCAAGAAACTCAAACCTGAAGTCGAGTTTGGCGTCAGTCCTGCGGGCGTGTGGCGCAACCGTTCGCACGATCCGGCAGGTTCCGACACGCGCGGTGCGGCAGCGTATGATGAATCGTATGCTGACACCCGTCGTTGGGTGCAACTAGGTCTGCTGGACTACATCGCTCCGCAGCTGTACTGGCCTTTTGCCCGCGACGCGGCGCGCTACGATGTACTGGCAAAATGGTGGGCTGATGTCGTCAAATCAACCAACACCCGCCTGTATATTGGGGTGGCGCTGTATAAAGTCGGCGAACCGTCGCGAAAAGAGCCGGACTGGACGGTCAAAGGCGGCGTACCGGAGCTGAAAAAACAGCTCGATCTGAACGAGTCTGAACCGCACATTAATGGCACAATTCTGTTTCGCGAAGATTACCTTAATCAGCCGCAAACGCAGGAAGCCGTGACCTACATTCGCAATCGTTGGGGGCGCTAA
- a CDS encoding VF530 family protein — MNAHISKDPLHGVTLEMQVNALVDRYGWAELAQRININCFKNEPSVKSSLKFLRRTPWARAEVEALYLDSLHDQVSNNTPEPAFDPWANSRNKKN, encoded by the coding sequence ATGAATGCTCATATTTCTAAAGACCCATTACATGGCGTAACGCTTGAAATGCAGGTCAATGCCCTGGTTGATCGTTATGGTTGGGCTGAACTGGCGCAACGCATTAATATCAACTGCTTTAAAAATGAACCGAGCGTTAAATCCAGTCTGAAGTTTTTGCGCCGTACGCCGTGGGCGCGGGCAGAAGTCGAAGCGCTGTACCTTGATTCGCTGCATGACCAGGTCTCAAACAACACCCCCGAACCGGCCTTCGACCCATGGGCTAACAGCCGCAACAAGAAGAATTAA
- a CDS encoding HlyD family type I secretion periplasmic adaptor subunit: MMKKNPHNAASAGVDTNIWSPIIRGVIVIMLGVGSFILWAVQAPLDAGVVADGTVTVSSNRKTIQHLSGGRVTDIFIKEGDLVKKNQVLVRLDKMQLEMRFSALNAQYISAKSIEDRLLAERDGLETIGFNTTLTQQFSGNKRLAEVRNLQAKLFDTRRKTIQDELSMIQETLDGLVGQTDNLYKIKGYRDRQFNLINRELGAIRALSEKNYYPKAQLLVLEREAAEISSSVSEDILNIAKLKSQQNELKIKAYQVRHQYLREVESELTENQKEVAMLEDELVSTRHELDNTEIRSPINGIVLDVKVSTVGGVIQPGEHLMDIVAAGQPMQIDAKIPVHAIDKLVPGLTVDVLFPALNHALLPSVPARVLTISADRLIDEATQQPYYLAEVQVSAEGARLLGDYKIKAGMPASVTIKTGERTLMSYLFKPLIARLELAFKEY, from the coding sequence ATGATGAAAAAGAATCCCCACAACGCGGCCTCCGCTGGCGTAGATACCAATATCTGGTCGCCGATTATTCGGGGCGTGATCGTCATTATGCTGGGTGTCGGCAGCTTTATCCTCTGGGCTGTACAAGCGCCGTTAGATGCGGGCGTGGTCGCCGATGGCACGGTAACCGTATCGAGTAACCGTAAAACCATTCAGCATCTGAGTGGCGGTCGGGTAACGGATATCTTTATCAAAGAAGGCGACCTGGTGAAGAAAAACCAGGTTCTCGTCCGGCTGGATAAAATGCAGCTCGAAATGCGTTTCAGCGCCTTAAATGCCCAGTATATTTCTGCTAAAAGTATTGAAGACCGCCTGCTGGCAGAACGCGATGGTCTGGAAACAATCGGCTTTAATACGACGTTGACGCAGCAGTTCTCCGGCAATAAACGGCTGGCGGAAGTGAGAAATCTGCAGGCTAAACTTTTCGATACGCGCCGCAAGACCATTCAGGACGAACTATCGATGATTCAGGAGACGCTCGATGGCCTGGTGGGACAAACGGATAATCTTTATAAAATAAAAGGCTATCGCGACCGCCAGTTCAATCTGATTAACCGGGAACTGGGTGCTATTCGCGCACTGAGTGAAAAAAACTATTACCCCAAAGCGCAGTTACTGGTGCTTGAGCGCGAAGCAGCAGAAATATCCAGCAGCGTTTCAGAAGATATACTTAATATTGCCAAACTGAAATCCCAGCAGAATGAATTAAAAATTAAAGCCTACCAGGTGCGTCATCAATATTTACGTGAGGTTGAGTCTGAACTGACCGAAAACCAAAAAGAGGTGGCAATGTTGGAGGATGAACTGGTATCCACGCGTCATGAACTGGATAACACCGAGATCCGCTCGCCGATTAACGGCATCGTGCTGGATGTTAAAGTCAGTACCGTTGGCGGCGTCATCCAGCCTGGAGAACATTTAATGGATATCGTTGCCGCCGGGCAACCGATGCAAATCGATGCCAAAATACCGGTGCACGCCATTGATAAACTGGTCCCCGGTTTAACCGTTGATGTGCTATTCCCTGCCCTTAACCACGCGCTGTTACCGTCGGTCCCGGCCCGGGTTCTCACCATCTCGGCGGATCGTTTAATTGATGAGGCCACACAGCAGCCTTACTACCTTGCTGAAGTACAGGTTTCAGCAGAGGGCGCGCGTTTGCTGGGCGATTACAAAATTAAAGCGGGAATGCCCGCCAGCGTGACGATCAAGACCGGTGAACGAACCCTGATGAGTTACCTGTTTAAACCGTTGATTGCCCGTCTGGAACTGGCCTTTAAAGAGTATTGA
- a CDS encoding type I secretion system permease/ATPase yields MSRQHTPTELNDAFKGTKPTFLMLLFFSCVINMLMLAPAIYMLQVYDRVLVSKNTTTLLMLTLLIVGLYIVIAMIESARAQVMVRLGNRLDIKLSQLVFNAAFKRKMVTGDNNPAQSLAELDQLRQFLSGNSLFALLDIPWTPIYLFIAFLVHPLLGYLSLGGITLLFILTLVSEIATKRPIQQAHALTINNASKLNKQLQNSDAIEAMGMLSTLKSNWQEQHNKVLALQTLIADKTAGLSSLSRFVRVLLQSIALGAGALLVIGGHITPGLMIAASIILGRVLNPVEQVIGSWKQFVQFRSAWHQLSDLLKEYPAPKEVLTLPRPNGNISVEGVFAAAPGQSSPLLRNISFQLEQGEVLGIIGPSASGKTSLAKVLVGVWKPLSGKVRLDGADICQWDKALLGPSIGYLPQDVELFDGTIAQNIARFTTNDSELIVAAALLAGVHEMILRLPQGYDTPLGAGGYQLSGGQRQRIGLARAVYNNPAFIVLDEPNANLDDAGEFALIKAINTLRTQGQTTVIISHRPTLLGVVNKVLLLNDGAIQEFGTRDQVFAHLRQANVLKPVATPSPSTTEQQREA; encoded by the coding sequence ATGTCGCGCCAGCATACGCCAACAGAACTGAATGATGCATTCAAAGGAACGAAACCCACTTTTCTGATGCTGCTGTTTTTTAGTTGTGTGATTAATATGCTTATGCTGGCGCCGGCAATTTATATGCTACAAGTATACGACCGCGTGCTGGTGAGTAAAAATACCACCACGCTGTTAATGCTAACCTTATTGATTGTCGGCTTGTACATCGTTATAGCCATGATTGAATCCGCCCGCGCGCAGGTCATGGTCAGGCTTGGCAACCGGCTGGATATAAAGCTAAGCCAGTTAGTCTTTAATGCGGCATTTAAAAGAAAGATGGTTACCGGTGATAATAACCCGGCGCAATCTTTAGCCGAACTGGATCAGCTCCGTCAGTTTCTTTCCGGGAATAGTCTGTTCGCCCTGCTGGATATTCCCTGGACGCCGATATATCTGTTCATCGCCTTTCTGGTCCATCCTCTGCTGGGCTATCTCTCCCTCGGTGGAATAACGTTATTATTCATTCTGACGCTGGTCTCGGAAATCGCTACCAAGCGCCCTATTCAACAAGCGCACGCCTTAACGATTAACAATGCCAGTAAACTGAATAAACAGCTACAAAACTCCGATGCCATTGAGGCGATGGGAATGCTCTCAACCCTGAAGTCCAACTGGCAGGAACAGCATAACAAAGTGCTGGCGTTACAAACGCTGATTGCCGACAAAACGGCCGGGTTAAGCAGTCTCAGCCGCTTTGTGCGGGTGTTGCTGCAGTCGATTGCGCTGGGCGCCGGGGCTTTACTGGTGATCGGCGGCCATATTACCCCGGGCCTGATGATTGCCGCGTCGATTATTCTTGGCCGCGTCCTGAACCCGGTAGAACAGGTGATCGGCAGTTGGAAGCAGTTTGTGCAGTTTCGTAGCGCCTGGCACCAGCTCTCTGACCTGCTGAAAGAGTATCCGGCACCGAAAGAGGTGCTGACCCTGCCTCGTCCGAACGGCAACATCAGCGTTGAAGGTGTTTTTGCTGCGGCTCCCGGTCAGTCTTCCCCACTATTGCGTAATATCTCATTCCAGTTGGAACAAGGCGAAGTGCTGGGGATTATCGGTCCCTCTGCCTCAGGGAAGACATCGCTGGCCAAGGTTTTGGTTGGCGTCTGGAAGCCGTTATCAGGAAAGGTCAGATTAGACGGGGCGGATATTTGTCAGTGGGATAAAGCACTGCTGGGTCCGTCCATTGGCTATCTGCCGCAGGATGTTGAACTGTTTGACGGCACCATCGCGCAAAACATTGCCCGTTTCACCACAAATGACAGTGAGCTTATCGTCGCTGCCGCCCTGCTGGCCGGCGTACATGAGATGATTCTGCGTTTGCCGCAAGGATACGACACACCGCTTGGCGCAGGTGGGTACCAGCTCTCCGGCGGGCAGCGACAGCGTATCGGGCTGGCTCGCGCCGTTTACAACAACCCTGCGTTTATCGTGCTTGATGAACCGAATGCCAATCTTGACGACGCGGGGGAGTTCGCACTCATTAAAGCCATCAATACCCTGCGCACGCAGGGACAAACTACCGTCATTATCTCGCACCGACCCACGCTGCTCGGCGTGGTCAATAAAGTTTTGCTGCTTAACGATGGCGCTATACAGGAGTTTGGCACCCGCGATCAGGTTTTTGCCCATTTGCGTCAGGCCAACGTACTGAAACCGGTGGCTACGCCTTCTCCATCCACTACTGAACAGCAACGTGAGGCCTGA